Proteins from a single region of Campylobacter sp. RM16704:
- a CDS encoding chemotaxis response regulator CheY, protein MKLLVVDDSSTMRRIIKNTLVRLGHKDVLEAEHGVEAWDLLSQNDDIKILITDWNMPEMNGLELVKKVRAEEKYADMPIIMVTTEGGKAEVITALKAGVNNYIVKPFTPQVLKEKLEDVLGTNEG, encoded by the coding sequence GTGAAGTTATTAGTAGTTGATGATAGTTCTACCATGAGAAGAATAATCAAAAATACTCTTGTGAGATTAGGTCATAAAGATGTTTTAGAAGCTGAACATGGTGTTGAAGCTTGGGATTTACTTTCACAAAATGATGATATTAAAATTTTAATTACAGACTGGAATATGCCTGAAATGAATGGCTTGGAACTAGTAAAAAAAGTAAGAGCAGAAGAAAAATACGCTGATATGCCTATTATTATGGTAACAACAGAAGGTGGTAAAGCTGAAGTTATCACTGCTTTAAAAGCAGGCGTAAATAACTACATTGTAAAACCTTTTACTCCTCAAGTATTAAAAGAAAAACTTGAAGATGTTCTAGGAACTAACGAAGGTTAA
- the pglF gene encoding UDP-N-acetylglucosamine 4,6-dehydratase (configuration-retaining): MDYKSKRLGFFLGADILLFVISIYLSFSLRFSADIPSEFYEGMFKSAVILILLKIIFLAFFRIYQVAWRFFSLNEARKLVIALALAELVFLTIYYFYDDFFNPFPRSVIGIDFVLSCMLIGSLRISKRMIVDFRKPKYNEEHPCIVVGATSKALHLLKGAKEGSLGLFPIAVVDERKNLIGTYCDKFIVEEKEAIRKYTSEGIHTAIIALKLEQEELKKLFDELIAYGINDIKLFSFTQNEARDISIEDLLARKPKDLDNACVIDFIKDKVVLVSGAGGTIGSELCKQCIKFGAKHLIMLDHSEYNLYKINEELSLHREKIEPIMMSILDKEALEKLLQEKNIDLILHAAAYKHVPLCEQNPHSAILNNIIGTKNLIDLAKTYKVAKFVMISTDKAVRPTNIMGCTKRICELYALSSSCENFEVACVRFGNVLGSSGSVIPKFKAQIAANEPLTLTHPDIVRYFMLVDEAVQLVLQAAAIAKGGELFVLDMGEPVKIMDLAKKMLLLSNKKLEIKITGLRKGEKLYEELLIHENDLKTQYESIFVTTSEIKDLKILNQEIERLLQSSDPAKVLKEIVPEFNHNKNGE; the protein is encoded by the coding sequence ATGGATTATAAAAGCAAACGCTTAGGTTTTTTTCTAGGTGCTGATATTTTACTTTTTGTTATAAGTATTTATTTGTCTTTTTCTTTACGCTTTAGTGCAGATATCCCGAGTGAATTTTATGAAGGTATGTTTAAAAGTGCTGTGATTTTGATTTTACTTAAAATCATTTTTCTAGCTTTTTTTAGAATTTATCAAGTTGCTTGGAGATTTTTCTCACTTAATGAAGCACGTAAATTAGTTATTGCTTTAGCTTTAGCTGAGCTTGTATTTTTAACAATTTATTATTTTTATGATGATTTTTTTAATCCTTTTCCAAGAAGCGTTATAGGAATAGATTTTGTTTTATCTTGCATGTTAATTGGAAGTTTGCGTATAAGCAAAAGAATGATAGTTGATTTTAGAAAGCCAAAATACAACGAAGAACACCCTTGTATAGTAGTTGGTGCTACTTCAAAGGCTTTGCATTTATTAAAAGGAGCCAAAGAAGGAAGCTTAGGGCTATTTCCTATAGCTGTAGTAGATGAGCGTAAAAATTTAATAGGTACTTATTGTGATAAATTTATAGTTGAAGAAAAAGAAGCGATTAGAAAATATACTTCTGAAGGTATTCATACTGCTATTATTGCTTTAAAACTTGAACAAGAAGAATTGAAAAAGCTTTTTGATGAACTCATTGCTTATGGGATTAATGATATAAAGCTTTTTTCTTTTACACAAAATGAAGCAAGAGACATAAGCATTGAAGATTTATTAGCACGTAAGCCAAAAGACTTAGATAATGCTTGTGTGATTGATTTTATCAAAGATAAAGTAGTTTTAGTTAGTGGAGCTGGCGGGACTATAGGAAGTGAGCTTTGCAAACAATGCATTAAATTTGGAGCAAAACACTTAATTATGCTTGATCATAGCGAGTATAATTTATACAAAATCAATGAAGAATTAAGCTTACATAGAGAAAAAATTGAACCTATTATGATGAGTATTTTAGACAAAGAAGCTTTAGAAAAACTTTTACAAGAAAAAAACATAGATTTAATTTTACATGCAGCAGCTTATAAACACGTACCTTTGTGTGAGCAAAATCCACATTCAGCTATTTTAAATAACATTATAGGCACTAAAAATTTGATCGATCTCGCAAAAACTTATAAAGTTGCTAAATTTGTTATGATAAGCACTGATAAAGCTGTAAGACCGACTAATATCATGGGTTGTACAAAAAGAATTTGCGAACTTTATGCACTAAGTTCAAGTTGTGAAAATTTTGAAGTAGCTTGTGTGCGTTTTGGAAATGTTTTAGGCTCAAGTGGAAGTGTTATACCTAAATTTAAAGCTCAAATTGCGGCTAATGAGCCACTTACTCTTACTCATCCTGATATAGTGCGTTATTTTATGCTAGTGGATGAAGCTGTGCAACTTGTTTTACAAGCTGCTGCTATTGCTAAAGGTGGAGAGTTATTTGTACTTGATATGGGTGAACCAGTAAAAATTATGGATCTAGCTAAAAAAATGCTTTTACTTTCTAATAAGAAATTAGAAATCAAAATTACCGGACTTAGAAAAGGTGAAAAGCTCTATGAAGAACTTTTAATTCACGAAAATGATTTAAAAACTCAATACGAAAGTATTTTTGTCACCACTAGTGAAATTAAAGATTTAAAAATTTTAAATCAAGAAATAGAAAGATTACTTCAAAGCTCAGATCCTGCAAAAGTTTTAAAGGAAATTGTGCCTGAGTTTAACCACAATAAAAATGGAGAATAA
- a CDS encoding 50S ribosomal protein L11 methyltransferase encodes MQTYYYELFFQTDKEYLNLFLDLVFSLNIDAIEEKNNGIYIRSEENLELIQIALQNFHLKLCKKLNTSINYHSTLNKKENKNWIEEYKKSIQALTIGNIHIHTTWQEAKKDKINIIIDPALAFGSGHHESTYTCIEFLQKYTDNSKSCLDVGCGSGILSIIMAKLGAKVQACDTDELAIVASKENAKLNQVSFDDIWVGSINKSLHKYDIVVANIIADILIILEKDLKEKTKEGGILILSGILNKYEEKIKDKFKDLTLLECKHKGEWLSLVYKKEKNNE; translated from the coding sequence ATGCAAACATATTATTACGAACTTTTTTTTCAAACAGATAAGGAATATTTAAATTTATTCCTTGATCTTGTTTTTTCTTTAAATATAGATGCAATAGAAGAAAAAAACAATGGAATTTATATACGTTCTGAAGAAAATTTAGAACTCATTCAAATAGCCTTACAAAATTTTCACCTAAAATTGTGTAAAAAATTAAACACCAGTATCAATTACCACTCTACTTTAAACAAAAAAGAAAATAAAAATTGGATAGAAGAATATAAAAAAAGCATACAGGCTTTAACTATTGGCAATATTCACATTCACACTACTTGGCAAGAAGCTAAAAAAGATAAAATTAATATCATAATAGATCCTGCTCTAGCTTTTGGCTCAGGACATCATGAAAGCACTTATACTTGCATAGAATTTTTACAAAAGTACACAGATAACTCTAAATCTTGTTTAGATGTGGGCTGTGGAAGTGGAATTTTAAGCATTATTATGGCTAAACTTGGAGCAAAAGTACAAGCTTGTGATACTGATGAATTAGCTATAGTCGCAAGTAAAGAAAATGCTAAATTAAATCAAGTTAGTTTTGATGATATTTGGGTTGGTTCTATTAATAAAAGCTTACATAAATATGATATAGTTGTAGCAAATATCATTGCTGATATTTTAATCATACTAGAAAAGGATTTAAAAGAAAAAACTAAAGAGGGTGGAATTTTAATCTTATCTGGTATTTTAAACAAATATGAAGAAAAAATTAAAGATAAATTCAAAGATTTAACTTTGTTAGAGTGCAAACACAAAGGAGAATGGTTGAGTTTAGTTTATAAAAAGGAAAAAAATAATGAATAA